GCACGCAGGATGACGAACGCGACGACCGCCTGGCCGGTGGTGTCGTCCTTGGCGCCGACCACCGCGGCCTCGGCCACCACGGGGTGGGACACCAGCGCCGACTCGATCTCCGTTGTCGACAGGCGGTGGCCGGAGACGTTCATGACGTCGTCCACGCGCCCGAGCAGCCAGATGTCGCCGTCGTCGTCCTTCTTGGCGCCGTCGCCGGCGAAGTACATACCCTCGAAGCGGGACCAGTAGGTGTCGTGGAACCGCTGCGGGTCGCCCCAGATGCCCCGCAGCATCGCGGGCCACGGCTCGGTGAGGACCAGGTAGCCGCCGCCGCCGTCCGGCACCGGCTGGCCACGCTCGTCGAGAACCTCGGCGCTGATGCCGGGCAGCGGGGTCTGTGCGGAGCCGGGCTTGGCAGCGGTGATCCCGGGCAGCGGGGAGATCATGATGGCGCCCGTCTCGGTCTGCCACCAGGTGTCCACCACGGGGGTGCGGCCGGCGCCGATGGTCTGCCGGTACCACATCCACGCCTCGGGGTTGATGGGCTCACCGACGGAACCGAGCACCCGCAGCGAGGACAGGTCGTGCCGCTCGGGGAACTCCGCCCCCCACTTCATGCAGGTGCGGATCGCGGTGGGCGCGGTATAGAGGATGGAGACCTTGTACTTCTCCACGATCTCCCACCACCGGTCCTTGTCCGGGGTGTCGGGTGTGCCCTCGTAGATCACCTGGGTGGCGCCGTTGATGAGCGGGCCGTAGGTGACGTAGCTGTGGCCGGTGACCCAGCCGATGTCGGCGGTGCACCAGTACACGTCGGACTCGGCCTTGAGGTCGAAGACGTACTTGTGGGTGAACGCGCACTGCGCCAGGTACCCGCCGGTGGTGTGCAAGATGCCCTTGGGCTGCCCCGTGGTGCCGGAGGTGTAGAGGATGAACAGCGGGTGCTCGGCCTCGACGGGCACCGGCTCGTGCTCGGGGGCGGCGGCGGCCAGGGCGTCCGCCCAGCGCACGTCGCGGCCCTCGGTCCACGGCACATCCTGGCCGGTGCGCTCGACCACGAGCACGTGCTCCACCGGGCCACCCTTGGCCAGGGCCTCGTCGACGGCGGGCTTGAGGGCGCTGGGTTTGCCGCGCCGGTAGCCGCCGTCGGCGGTGATGACCACCCGGGCGTCGGCGTCGACGATGCGGCTGTGCAGGGCCTCGGCGGAGAACCCACCGAAGACCACCGAGTGCGGGGCGCCGAGACGGGCGCAGGCCAGCATCGCGACGACCGCCTCGGGGATCATCGGCAGGTAGATCGCCACCCGGTCACCGGTGCGCACTCCGAGCTCGGCCAGGGCGTTCGCCGCCCGGGAGACCTGGTCCTTCAGGTCGGCGTAGGTCAGGGTGCGGGTGTCGCCAGGCTCGCCCTCGAAGTGGATGGCCACCCGGTCGCCGAGCCCGGCCTCGACGTGCCGGTCGACGGCGTTGTATGCGGCGTTGAGGCGGCCGTCGGCGAACCAGCGCGCCACCGGGGCACCGGAGAAGTCGAGCACCTCCGAGAAGTCGGTCGACCACGTGAGCAGCTCGCGGGCCTGCTCGGCCCAGAAGCCCTCCCGGTCGGCCGCTGCCCGCTCGTACATCTCCGGGCCCGTGTTGGCCCGGCCGGCGAACTCCGCGCTGGGCGGGAACGACCGCCCCTCGTGCAGCAGGTTTTCCAGGCCGCCCTCGCTGGCGGCGGTGTCGTGCTGGGACATCGGGGGCCCTCCGTTGGTTGCGCTGGTCGTCCGAGGCGGCGGCCACGTGTGCCGTGGCTCACAACCTCCCGAGGCAACATAGCGAAGTTGGGCCCGAGGACTACAGCCTGCCCACCTTTGTCTCTGCGGTGCTTGTGGGAGCCGGAGGTGGGGGGCCTTGTCGCGGGACGACGGCGGAGCGTGGGGTGGGCGGGCGACCGGACGACGGCGGAGCGTGGGGGGGCGACCGGACGACGGCGGAGGGTCGGGTCAGCGGGCACCGTGCCGGGCGGCACGGCCGGGCAGGTCGCGCCGGGCGAGCTGACGGCGGGTGCGCTCCTCGCTGCGGCCTTGCCGGCGGGCACCGTGAGAGACGACCCCGAGCAGCACGAGGAACAGCCCGGACGCAGCCAGCCGCCCGCTCTCGAGGTCCGCGACCAGGTGGGTGGCGAGGTTGCCGGCGAGACTGCCACGCCCGTGCAGCTCGTCCAGCGCCGGGCGGAGCAGGTCGCCGGCGTCGACCGGGAAGGCCAGGAACAGTGCGGCGGCGAGGAACGTGACCGCCCCGACGACGATGACACCCGGGGAGGACCACCGGGCGGTGAGGATCACGACCGCGGCGACCAGCAGACCGCACGTCAGCTCGGCCAGGCCCACCGGGTCGAGCGCGCCGGGCGCCGACGCGAGGCGGGCGCCTGCATCGGTCAGGAGGAACCACCCGATCGGCGCCAGGACCACACTGAGCGCCAGACCCCACCAGTGCGCGGCCGTCCGGGAGCGCGGCCGGGCCTGCTCCGCGCCGGCGAGGGCGACGTCGGTGGGGTCGGGGTCATCCAGCCACCGGGCGCGCAGGTGCGGAGCGGGCGGCGCCGCGGGGGAGCCGTTCGCCGGGGCAGGCTCGGGGGAGCCGGCGGCGACGGGGTTCCACCGGCCGGCGCGCGCTCCGGCCTGCTCGACGCCGGCCTGCTCGACGCCGGCCTGCTCGACGCCGGCCTGCTCGACGCCGGCCTGCTCGACGTCGGTCGACCCTCCGGTGGTCGACGCTATGGCCCGCCCGGTGAGGGTCTGTGTGGTGCTGGCCCCGGCGGCCGCGCTACCCAGAACCGTCAACGGCTGGTCAGCGACCCTCGGGGCGTCAGCCCGGTCGCCCGCTCCGGTCACCTCGCCAGCGACCTCGTCGGCACGGGTGGGTTCGTCGAGCAGGCCCAGCAACCGCTGGCGGCGTACCGCGGTCGACTCGAGGTCGTCCCGATCGGTGCCGCCGAGGAGTTCGCGCCGGGTGGGCGCCGCCGCGCCGTCGCCGAGGCCGTCGTCAGCCTGGCCGGTGGCCTCCGCCGGGGCGGTGCCGTCGGCGTCGTCGGGGCGTGCAGGGCTTGACGTGGTCACGCGGGCCTCCTTGGTCCTTGCCACGGTACCCAGACCAGGGCAACGGCCCCCGGGCGCCGCGCCGCAACCGTCGTGCGGCCCTCAGCCGGCCACCGGGACGGCCCGTTCTGCCCGCTCCAGGCGCCGGCCGGTCCGGCGCGCGAAGTGCCCGGCCGCTCCGCCGAGCACCAGCACCAGCCCCAATATCGCCAGTCCGCCGGTGCCGAGCATCGCCACGACGCCGACCGCGCTGTCCAGGCGCAGCATCACGTTGAGCGCCCAGTGCTGCCCGGCGATGGCCAACGCGGCGACCGCGACAGGCAGCAGGTACATCAACCAGCCCGCCAGCTGAGCGCCGAGGGAGGACACGCCCACCAGTGCGAGGACCAGCACGAGCAGCGCGCACGCCAACAGCAAGGACGGCTCCTGCCACGGCTGGCCTCCCCCCTGGACGCCCAGCTCGAGGCTGAGACGGCCAGCGCCGCGGCCGAGCAGGATGATCGTCGCGGGCGACAGGGCCAGGGAGAACACGGCGACGAGCACGTGGGCCCACATCCTCGACGGCGGGGGCAGGGGAGGCGGCGGCGAGGCTGCGGTCTCGTCGTCCTGGTCGAGGACGGTCGGTTCAGGCGCCGCGTCCGCCTGCTCCTGGTGTCGCCCCGCTCGACGGGCGAGGTGCGCGCCCAGTGCCGCGCCCAGAAGCGCGGCGCCGACCGCCAGCAGGACGCCGCTGAACGCGAGCACGGACACCGCCGATCGCAGCTCGAGCGGCCCCGGAGCGGTGAGCAGCGGCCTGGTGAGCGCGCCGCCCACCAGGCCCGGGAGGAAGGCCCACAGCCCGGCCACCACCAGTGCCAGGCTCGAGGCGAACGCCGCGGTGGCAGCGATGCCGGCGAGGAGGACGGTGCCGAGGGCCAGCCACGGCCAGCCTCCGAGCGGTACCTCTCCGGCGGGGCTGGCCATGAGCTCCTGGGCGCCGTGGGCGAGGGAGACGATGGCCGGCGGGGCGAGCACCAGACCGACGAAGGCGCCGACGATGTGCGCACCTCTCCGGGAGGGAGGCTCGCCGACCTGGC
This window of the Georgenia yuyongxinii genome carries:
- the acs gene encoding acetate--CoA ligase, whose product is MSQHDTAASEGGLENLLHEGRSFPPSAEFAGRANTGPEMYERAAADREGFWAEQARELLTWSTDFSEVLDFSGAPVARWFADGRLNAAYNAVDRHVEAGLGDRVAIHFEGEPGDTRTLTYADLKDQVSRAANALAELGVRTGDRVAIYLPMIPEAVVAMLACARLGAPHSVVFGGFSAEALHSRIVDADARVVITADGGYRRGKPSALKPAVDEALAKGGPVEHVLVVERTGQDVPWTEGRDVRWADALAAAAPEHEPVPVEAEHPLFILYTSGTTGQPKGILHTTGGYLAQCAFTHKYVFDLKAESDVYWCTADIGWVTGHSYVTYGPLINGATQVIYEGTPDTPDKDRWWEIVEKYKVSILYTAPTAIRTCMKWGAEFPERHDLSSLRVLGSVGEPINPEAWMWYRQTIGAGRTPVVDTWWQTETGAIMISPLPGITAAKPGSAQTPLPGISAEVLDERGQPVPDGGGGYLVLTEPWPAMLRGIWGDPQRFHDTYWSRFEGMYFAGDGAKKDDDGDIWLLGRVDDVMNVSGHRLSTTEIESALVSHPVVAEAAVVGAKDDTTGQAVVAFVILRADEQQRVAQIGEDIVAELRAHVAKEIGPIAKPRSILVVAELPKTRSGKIMRRLLRDIAEGREAGDVTTLADSTVMDKISRGMQR